The bacterium nucleotide sequence TCGTGGTCGGTTCGGCTCTCTGACCGGACGCGAGCCACCCACGGCACCGGAGTCGACGGCGCCGCGGGTGGTCGACCGGGAAGGGGGACTCCCGGGCTAGCGTTTCGGTTGCGAGGCCGCCAGGTCGGCCGCCTGCCTGACCAGCCGGCGCAGGTCCGCCAGCTTCTCCGTGTCGTAGCCGCCGGCGTTCCGCGCCTCGAGCAGCAGGCGGTCCACCTCGGGCACCAGCGCCGCGGCGTCGCGGCCCTTCGCCCAGTAGCTTCCCCGCAGGATCTCCGCGAACTCGGCCACGACCGTCTGGACCCGCAGGGCCAGGCTGCCGTCCGCGGCGTCGGCGGAGACGTCGCCCCGCCGGAGGGGGCGCTCGATCTCGGTCACCATGCCGGCATGGGCCGTGTCGTGCGCCGGCGCCTCCCAGCGGAGCCTGATGGTGCCGATCCGTTCGCGGGCGTCGCCACCGCGCCGTGCCGACAGATCCACGCCGTCCCATTCGGGGGCTTCGGCGTCTTCGAGTTTCACCTCGTACAGGGCCGTGACCTGATGGTCGGCTCCGACCTCGCCGGCGTCGACGGCGTCGTTGCGGAAGTCCTCGTCGGCCACGTCCCGGTTCTCGTACCCCAGCAGGCGCCAGCGCCGCACCCGGGCCGGATCGAACTCGACCTGCACCTTCACCTCGCGGGCGATGGTCTGCAGACGGCCGGTCAGGTTCTCGCGGAACACCCGGTCGGCTTCCTCCTGCGAGTCGACGTAGGAGTAGTTGCCGTCGCCCTGGTCGGCGAGCTTCTCCATGAGCACGTCGTTGTAGTTGCCCATGCCGAAGCCCACGGTCGACAGGGTGATCCCCTCGTCCGAGGCCCGCCGCACCGCGTCGAGAATGCCCCCGGCCTCGGTGCTGACGCCGTTGTTCGCCACGCCGTCCGAACACAGGATCAGGCGGCTGATGACGCCCGGCTGCTGCGCCTCGCGCGCCATCCGGTAGCCCAGCTCCAGGCCCTCGGCGGCGTTCGTGCTGCCGCCCGGGCCCAGGCCGTCGATGACGCCCAGGATCAGGTCGCGGTTTTCGGCGCCCGTCAGGGGCAGCAGCACCTGGCCGTTCGATCCGTAGACCACGATCCCGACCCGGTCGCCCTCGCGCAGCTGCGCCACCAGGCCGTGCAGGGCCCGTTTGACCGTCCCGAGCCGCTCCTCCCGCGCCATGGAGCCCGACACGTCGATCACGAAGACCAGATCGGCCGGCTTGCGCTCCTCGTCGGGGATGTGCTGCCCCACCAGGCCGATGCGCAGCAGCCGGTACCCCTTGCCGTAGGGCGACGCCGAGCCGTCGGCGTGGATGCGGAACGGCGCCTCGTCCTGGACGGGCCAGCCCGCGTCGAAGGCGTTCACGAACTCCTCGACCCGGATCGCCTCCGGCGGCGGCAACTGGCCCCGGTCCAGGTAGTTGCGGGCCATGGTCCACGACGCGTCGTCCACGTCGGTGGCGAAGGTCGACAGGGCGTCGTCCTCGGTGGCCACGAAGGGGTTCACGCCGGCGCTCTCGAAGTACATGAGCTCGGCCTGCGCGCCGTTGGGCGGCTGCGTGCCGCCGGTGACCGAACCCGCGGGGGCGCCCGGACGCTGCAGCCGGTACTCGCCTGGGGCCGGGGCCGCGCCCGCACTGCCCCGGGGCATCGGCTCGGCCGCACCGTCGATCGACATGCTCACCTCGCCCGAGCGCCCGCCGCGCACGAAGGCCCGTCCGGGCGTGGTCGCCACTCCCGCCTTCTTCGACAGGGCGGCTTCCACCGAATCGATGGCGTACTTCTCGAAGGTCTCGCTGCTGACCTTGTGTTCGGTCACCGCGTTCCTCACCTCGACCATGTATTCGGCGCCCTCGACATCGAAGGGCTGCAGCGTCTCGACGATGCGTGACACGAGCGCCACGTCGTCGGGCAGCCGGCCGTCGGCCGGGACATCGGTCGCCACGTCGACGGGGTCGTAGCCGAGCATCTGCACCATCAGGTCCACATGGGCTTCGCGCGGCAGGTCGGGAAAGAAGAAGTCCCCGTTCGCGTCGGTGCTCGTCGAGAGGGCGGTGCCGCGCACGAGCACCGTGGCCCAGGCGAGGGCCTCGCCGGTCTCGCTGTCCACGACGCGTCCGCGCAGGCCGGCGGGGCTCGGCGGCGGTGCGGCGGTTCCGGCACCCTGGTCACCCGTGCGGGCCACCGTTTGCGCCGGGCCGGCCTCCGCGCGCGGCGGCGGCGCCACCACCGGCGCCACTTCGACGACGACCGGCGCCTGCACCGGCGCCCGTCGCACCGCATCGATCCGCTCCGGTCCGGCCCGCCACACGGCGAGCAGCACCAGCCCCGCCACGGCCGCGGTCGTGGCCAGCGCCGGCAGGAACGAGCCGCGCGGCGTGCCGTCGACGGCGCCGGGACCGAGGGTGGCCCGGCGGACGTCGAACCACAGGGCTTCGCGTTCGTGATCACTCAGACGGTGCCGATCGTGCTTGAATCCGGATCTCATGTCAGTCCTCCCGTGTTGCCGCCGACGACGAGGCCGTCTCCCGCGGAGAGCCATGACTGCAGGCGCTGACACGCCCGGAAGTGATGGACCCTGGCCGTGGCTTCGCTGCAGCCGATGGCCTCGGCCACCGCAGCGAAGGGCTGGTCTTCGAGTTCGCGGAGGAGGAGCGCGGCCCGTTGCCTCGACGACAGGCGATCCAACGCCGCCTGGAATCCATCGCCGAGGCCGGGGAACGCCTCCTCCGCTCCTTGCGAGGTGTCGGGAACCGTCTCGCGGGCCAGGACGGCCAGCTTGCGCACCCGCAACCGGACCTGCCGCCGCCAGTCGAGGCACTTGCGCAGCGCCACGACCCGCAACCAGCCGAGCAGCGAGCCCTCGCCCCGCCAGGTGTCGAGCCGGGTGAACGCCGTCACGTAGGTCTCCTGCAGGAGATCCCGCGCGGCCTCCCGGTCGCCGGTCTGGTAGCACAGGAAGTTGAACAGGCGGGCATGGGTCGCGTCGTAGATGGCGCGCCACGCCGCCTCGTCGCCGCCGGTGGCGGCCTTCACCAGGGTCCGCTCGTCGCTGCGGTCGGGCTTCGGTATCCGGTCTCTGGGCATCGCGGTCCTCCTCGCTTCATGGACAGAGGACGGACGGGTCGGGGCATCCGTTTACAATCGTGCTGACCGAGCGAGGTTCCGCGGCGGCGCGGGCCGGGGCGATTTCCGGCGGCGGCGGGATCCATGAAGTACGGGCGGTCGGGGTCGACGGGCAAGCCCGGGCCCGGAATCGGGCCGTTTCCCCGGCCGCGGGCATTCCCGTCCGGACGGTCTGCGCTTGCATTGTCGTGCTCCGGGGTGGAATCTCGCGGCGGAGAAGTTCACGCCCGGCTTCCACCGGCCGGGGGAAATGGAATGAACAGGGGGAAGGAGATTCCGATGTCCCGACACATGGCGACGTTCGTCGTCCTCATCATCCTCGGCCTGGCCCTGACCGGCTGCGTCGAGAAGAAGACCGATGCGGCCGGACAGGCTACGGCCGATGGCTGGGCCAAACCCGGCGTTCCGGCCGACTTCCAGGGCAAGATCGACCTGGACATCCGCAATTCCGAGGCCGACTGGGCCCCGTTCGCCCTGGAGCGGGCGCCCGAAGGCGCGCCCAACGTGCTGATCGTGCTGTACGACGACACCGGCCAGGCCGCCTGGTCGCCCTACGGCGGGCGCATCAACATGCCCACCCTCGACCGCCTCGCCGAGACGGGCCTCACCTACACCCAGTGGCACACGACGGCCCTGTGCTCGCCGACCCGGTCGACGATCCTCACCGGCCGCAACCACCACCTGAACGGCATGGCCGCCATCACCGAGGCCGCCGACGGCTTCCCCGGCGCCAACGGCCGCCTGCCGGCTCAGTGCGCCACCATCGGCCAGGTGCTGCAGGACGCCGGTTGGAGCACCTTCTGGCTCGGCAAGAACCACAACGTGCCCGAGCAGGACGTCTCGCCCGGCGGCAGCCGCAGCGAGTGGCCGCTGCAGAAGGGCTTCGACCGCTTCTACGGCTTCCTCGGCGGCGAGACCAACCAGTGGTTCCCCGACCTGGTCGAGGACAACCGCTTCGTCGAGCAGCCCTACATCGACGGCTACCACCTGTCGAGCGACCTCGCCGACCACGCCATCGAGATGCTGCGCAACCAGAAGGCCAGCAACCCGTCCAAGCCGTGGTTCATGTGGTTCTGTCCCGGCGCCAACCACGCGCCGCACCACAGCCCGCAGGAGTACATCGAAAAGTACAAGGGCGCCTTCGACGACGGCTACGAGGCCTACCGCAGCTGGGTGCTCGAGCGCATGATCGCCCGCGGCGCCCTGCCGGAGGGCACGCAGCTGACGCCGCTGAACCCGCTGCCGGAGGACGTGGCGAACCCCGCCGACGCCGTGCGTCCCTGGGATTCCCTCAACGCCGACGAGAAGAAGCTCTTCGCGCGCATGGCCGAGGTCTACGCCGGCTTCTCCGAGTACACCGACGCCCAGGTGGGTCGCATCATCGACTACCTCGAGGAGACCGGCCAGCGCGACAACACGATCATCTTCTACGCCGCCGACAACGGCGCCTCGGGCGAGGGCACGCCCAACGGCTCGGTCAACGAGAACAAGTTCTTCAACGGCTACCCCGACGAGCTGTCCGAGAACATGAAGTACCTCGAGACCCTCGGCGGCCCCGACACCTACAACCACTTCCCCACCGGCTGGGCCGTGGCCTTCTCGACCCCGTTCCAGATGTTCAAGCGCTACTCGCAGTTCGCGGGCGGCACCTGCGATCCCATGGTCATCTCGTGGCCGAAGGGCATCAAGGCGAAGGGCGAGTTCCGCCACCAGTACCACCACTCGGTCGACCTCGTGCCGACCATCCTCGAGGTGTGCGGTGTCGAGATGCCCAAGGTGTACCGGGGCGTGCGCCAGTGGCCCCTCTCGGGCGTCTCCATGGCCTACTCCTTCGACGCCGACCCGAACGGCCCGACGCAGAAGAAGCGCCAGTACTACGCCATGCTCGGCACGCGCGGCATCTGGGAGGACGGCTGGAAGGCCGTCGCCCTGCACGCGCCCCTGACGGGCAAGGGCGAGTTCGACCAGGACAAGTGGCAGCTCTACCACGTCGACGCGGACCGCTCCGAGTCGCAGGACGTCTCGGCCGAGCATCCGGAGAAGCTGCAGCACCTGATCAACGTCTGGTTCGACGAGGCCGAGGCCAATCTCGTGCTCCCGCTCGACGACCGCGGTGCCGCCGAGGTGCTGGGCACCGAGCGCCCGAGCGAGGAGGCGCCCCGCGAGCGCTACATCTACTACCCCGGCACGGCGGCCGTCCCCGAGGGCGTGGCGGTCAACGTCCGCGGCCGCTCGTACAAGATCCTGGCCAACGTCGAGATCGACGAGGCGGACTGCTCCGGCGTGATCTTCGCCCACGGCTCCCGCTTCGGCGGCCACTCGCTCTTCATCAAGGACCGGAAGGTGCACTACGTGTACAACTTCCTCGGCATCAAGCCCGAACAGGTCTTCGTCTCGGAGCCGCTGAAGCCGGGCAAGTACACCTTCGGCGTCGAGTTCACCCGCGAGAGCACCGGCGAACACGGCGAGTCCCTCGGCCGGACGAAGCTCTACGTCGACGACAAGGTCGTCGCCGAGGGCCCCATGAAGACCCAGCCGGCCAAGTTCACCCTCTCGGGCGACGGCCTGTGCGTGGGCTGGGACAGCGCCGACGCGGTGAGCGAGCTCTACAAGTCGCCCGGCGAGTTCGAGGGCGGCACCATCTTCGGCGTCGCCGTGACCGTCGAGAAGGACCAGTACATCGACCTGCAGGCCGAGGCGCGGCGGGCGCTGCTGAAGCAGTAGTACCCGGCGAATGCACCGTACATGACGAAAGGCGCCCGGGCCGATGGCCCGGGCGCCTTCTCTTCGCAACGACCGCGGCGGCCGGTCAGCCGTTCCTGCGCGCGAACTCCCCCATGAAGTCGGCCAGGGTCCGCGCCCCCGCCAGCGGCATGGCGTTGTACACCGAGGCGCGGCAGCCGCCCACCGAGCGGTGGCCCTTCAGGCCGCTCATGCCGGCGGCCGCGGCCTCCGCGATGAACGCCTTCTCGAGGTCCTCGCTCGGCAGCCGGAACACGATGTTCATGTTCGAGCGGCAGGCCGGGTCCACGGGGCAGCGGTAGAACCCGCCGCCGGCCTCGATGGCCCCGTACACCAGGGCGGCCCGCTCGTCGGCCCGCGCCTTGGCGGCGGCCAGGCCGCCCTCCTTCTCGAGCCACGCCAGCGTCTTCATGATCATGTAGATCGGGAACACCGGCGGCGTGTTGTACAGCGAGTCCTTGGGCGCGTGGGTCGCGTAGCTCAGGTAGGCCGTCAGGTCGGCCGGCGAGCGCTCGACCAGGTCGTCGCGGATGATGACGACGGTCGCCCCGGCCGGTCCGGCGTTCTTCTGCGCCCCCGCGTACACGAGCCCGAACCGCGACAGGTCCACCGGCCGGCTCACGAAGTCCGAGCTCATGTCGCAGACCAGCGGCACGTCGCCCGTGTCCGGGAAATCCGGCCACTGCACGCCGCCGATGGTCTCGTTGCTCGTCAGGTGCACGTAGGCCGCGTCGGGGTTCACCGCGAGGGAGTCGGCGGCCGGCAGGGACATGTAGTCCTGCTCCTTGCCGTCGAAGAGCACGTTCACGGTGCCGATCTTCGCCGCGTCGGCGTAGGCCTTCTTCGCCCACGCCCCCGAAAGCGTGAAGTCGCACTGCCCGCCGCGGCCCATCAGGTTCATGGGCACCATCGAGAACTGCAGCGTCGCGCCGCCGCCCAGGAAGAGCACCTTGTAGTTGTCGGGCAAGCCGTACAGGCGCTTCACCAGGGCCATGGCCTCCACGTGCACGGCGTCGTACTCGGCGGAGCGGTGGCTCATCTCGATCAGGGACATGCCCTTGCCGGCGTAGTCGACGAACTCGGCCGCGGCCTCCTCGAGGGCGGTCAGGGGCAGGGTGCAGGGCCCGGCGCTGAAGTTGAAGATGCGGTTCATGCGTCACCTCCGAGGAAGTCCTCGATCCTCTCGCACACCTCGTCGCCGATCCGCAGCAGGTTCTCGTTGCTCGAGGCCCCGAGGTGCGGCGACATGAACACGTTGGGGGCCTTGAGCAGGGGGTAGTCCGAGTCCGGCGGATCCTTCGGCCACACGTCGGTGGCGTAGGCGGCCACCTTCCCCGACTCCAGCGCCGCGATCATGGCCGCCGAATCGACGGTGCGGCCCCGGCCCGTGTTGATCACGATGGCGCCGTCCTTCATCTTCGCGATCACGTCGGCGTCGATCATGTGGAAGGTGTCGTCGGTCAGGGGCACGTGCAGCGAGATGTAGTCCGCCTCGGCCACCATCTCGGCGAGCGACTTCTTCAGCACCGCCAGGCGCGAACTCTCGACGAACTTGTCGTAGGCGATGACGTGCATGCCGAAGGCCTTGGCCCGCACCGCCACGGCCTGGGCGATGTTGCCGATCCCCACCAGGCCCAGCGTCTTGCCGTGCAGCTCGCTGCGCTTGAGCTCCTTCTTCAGCCACTGACCCATGCGCATGCTCTCGTTGGCCTTCACGATGTGGTTCGGCACCGAGAGCATCATGGCGAAAGCCAGCTCGGCCACGGCGATGCTGGGCGCCTTGGGCGTGTTGTGCACCACGATGCCCTTCTCGGCGCAGTAGGCCTTGTCGATGTTGTCGGTGCCGACGCCGCCGCGCACGATCATCTTCAGGTTCGGGGCCTGGTCGATGTACTCGCGGTCGCAGCGCGTCTTGCTGCGGATGAGCACGACGTCGGCCTCGGCCAGGCGTTCCTTGTCCGTCGTCACCTGGCCGTACTTCGCCAGCTTGTCCTCGAGCGAGGGATCGAACGCATCCGAGATGAGAATCAGCATGGCTTGCGCCTCCCGTTCGTGGGGTCGGTTCCCGTGTCCGTGATCAGTCGCGCAGGCTGCGCACCAGCAGTCCCGAGCGCAGCTTCGGTTCGAACCAGGTCGACTTCGGCGGCATCACCTCGCCGGCGTCGGCGACGGCCATGATCTGGTCGACGCTGGCCGGCGCGAAGGCGAACGCCACCCGCATGTCCTCGCGGCAGCGGCGCTCCAGTTCGACCGTGCCGCGGCTGCCGCCGACGAAATCGATGCGCGGGTCCTGGCGCGGGTCGCCGATGCCCAGCACCGGCCCGAGCAGCAGGTCCTGGAGGATGGCCGCATCGAGCCCCTTCACGGGGTCGTCGGCCGGGAAGGTGCCGTCGCGCGCGGTGAGCCGGTACCACCGGCCCCCCAGGTGCATGCCCCATTGCCGGTGCCCCTCCGGCGCGGGGTCGTCGGTCGGGGCGAGGTCGAAGATGTCGCCGACCCGGGCGAGGAACGCGTCCTCCGACAGCCCGTTCAGGTCGGCCACGACCCGGTGATAGCCCATCAGCTTGAGCTCGTCCGCCTGGAAGACCACGGCCAGGAAGTGGTCCCAGGGCTGCTCGCCCCGGGCCCCGGGGTTCTGCGCCCGCATGATGTCGCGCACGCGGTGGGCCGAGGCCGTGCGGTGGTGGCCGTCGGCCACGTAGATGGCGTCGATGCCGGCGAAGGCGGCCCGGATCGCCCGGATGTCCGCGTCGTCGTCGACCACCCACACCGCATGGCCGATGCCGTCGGCGGCGGTGAACTCGGTGTCCGGCTCGGCGGCGGCCGTCAGGCGCTGCACGATGTCGCGGACCGTTCCGTTCGTGCGGTGGGTGAAGAGGACCGGCCCGGCGTTGACGCCGATGACCTCCATGTGGCGGGCCCGGTCGTCTTCCTTGTCGCGCCGGGTGAACTCGTGCCGCTTGATGGCGCCGCTCACGTACTCCTCGACGGCGCAGCCCACGGCCAGGCCGAACTGGACGTGGTCGCCCATGGTCAGGCGGTAGATGTAGAAGGCCGGCTTCGCGTCCCGGACGAGCACGCCCCGGGACACGAGATCGGCCAGATTCCCGGCCGAACGCGCATAGACCCGCTCGGGGTCGGCCGCGTCCGCCGGCGCGAGGTCGATCTCCGCCTTGACCACGTGCAGGAAGCATTCGGGGTTTCCGGCGGCCATGGTGCGCGCCTCGTCCG carries:
- a CDS encoding von Willebrand factor type A domain-containing protein gives rise to the protein MRSGFKHDRHRLSDHEREALWFDVRRATLGPGAVDGTPRGSFLPALATTAAVAGLVLLAVWRAGPERIDAVRRAPVQAPVVVEVAPVVAPPPRAEAGPAQTVARTGDQGAGTAAPPPSPAGLRGRVVDSETGEALAWATVLVRGTALSTSTDANGDFFFPDLPREAHVDLMVQMLGYDPVDVATDVPADGRLPDDVALVSRIVETLQPFDVEGAEYMVEVRNAVTEHKVSSETFEKYAIDSVEAALSKKAGVATTPGRAFVRGGRSGEVSMSIDGAAEPMPRGSAGAAPAPGEYRLQRPGAPAGSVTGGTQPPNGAQAELMYFESAGVNPFVATEDDALSTFATDVDDASWTMARNYLDRGQLPPPEAIRVEEFVNAFDAGWPVQDEAPFRIHADGSASPYGKGYRLLRIGLVGQHIPDEERKPADLVFVIDVSGSMAREERLGTVKRALHGLVAQLREGDRVGIVVYGSNGQVLLPLTGAENRDLILGVIDGLGPGGSTNAAEGLELGYRMAREAQQPGVISRLILCSDGVANNGVSTEAGGILDAVRRASDEGITLSTVGFGMGNYNDVLMEKLADQGDGNYSYVDSQEEADRVFRENLTGRLQTIAREVKVQVEFDPARVRRWRLLGYENRDVADEDFRNDAVDAGEVGADHQVTALYEVKLEDAEAPEWDGVDLSARRGGDARERIGTIRLRWEAPAHDTAHAGMVTEIERPLRRGDVSADAADGSLALRVQTVVAEFAEILRGSYWAKGRDAAALVPEVDRLLLEARNAGGYDTEKLADLRRLVRQAADLAASQPKR
- a CDS encoding RNA polymerase sigma factor, yielding MPRDRIPKPDRSDERTLVKAATGGDEAAWRAIYDATHARLFNFLCYQTGDREAARDLLQETYVTAFTRLDTWRGEGSLLGWLRVVALRKCLDWRRQVRLRVRKLAVLARETVPDTSQGAEEAFPGLGDGFQAALDRLSSRQRAALLLRELEDQPFAAVAEAIGCSEATARVHHFRACQRLQSWLSAGDGLVVGGNTGGLT
- a CDS encoding arylsulfatase — encoded protein: MNRGKEIPMSRHMATFVVLIILGLALTGCVEKKTDAAGQATADGWAKPGVPADFQGKIDLDIRNSEADWAPFALERAPEGAPNVLIVLYDDTGQAAWSPYGGRINMPTLDRLAETGLTYTQWHTTALCSPTRSTILTGRNHHLNGMAAITEAADGFPGANGRLPAQCATIGQVLQDAGWSTFWLGKNHNVPEQDVSPGGSRSEWPLQKGFDRFYGFLGGETNQWFPDLVEDNRFVEQPYIDGYHLSSDLADHAIEMLRNQKASNPSKPWFMWFCPGANHAPHHSPQEYIEKYKGAFDDGYEAYRSWVLERMIARGALPEGTQLTPLNPLPEDVANPADAVRPWDSLNADEKKLFARMAEVYAGFSEYTDAQVGRIIDYLEETGQRDNTIIFYAADNGASGEGTPNGSVNENKFFNGYPDELSENMKYLETLGGPDTYNHFPTGWAVAFSTPFQMFKRYSQFAGGTCDPMVISWPKGIKAKGEFRHQYHHSVDLVPTILEVCGVEMPKVYRGVRQWPLSGVSMAYSFDADPNGPTQKKRQYYAMLGTRGIWEDGWKAVALHAPLTGKGEFDQDKWQLYHVDADRSESQDVSAEHPEKLQHLINVWFDEAEANLVLPLDDRGAAEVLGTERPSEEAPRERYIYYPGTAAVPEGVAVNVRGRSYKILANVEIDEADCSGVIFAHGSRFGGHSLFIKDRKVHYVYNFLGIKPEQVFVSEPLKPGKYTFGVEFTRESTGEHGESLGRTKLYVDDKVVAEGPMKTQPAKFTLSGDGLCVGWDSADAVSELYKSPGEFEGGTIFGVAVTVEKDQYIDLQAEARRALLKQ
- the serC gene encoding 3-phosphoserine/phosphohydroxythreonine transaminase; the encoded protein is MNRIFNFSAGPCTLPLTALEEAAAEFVDYAGKGMSLIEMSHRSAEYDAVHVEAMALVKRLYGLPDNYKVLFLGGGATLQFSMVPMNLMGRGGQCDFTLSGAWAKKAYADAAKIGTVNVLFDGKEQDYMSLPAADSLAVNPDAAYVHLTSNETIGGVQWPDFPDTGDVPLVCDMSSDFVSRPVDLSRFGLVYAGAQKNAGPAGATVVIIRDDLVERSPADLTAYLSYATHAPKDSLYNTPPVFPIYMIMKTLAWLEKEGGLAAAKARADERAALVYGAIEAGGGFYRCPVDPACRSNMNIVFRLPSEDLEKAFIAEAAAAGMSGLKGHRSVGGCRASVYNAMPLAGARTLADFMGEFARRNG
- a CDS encoding hydroxyacid dehydrogenase; amino-acid sequence: MLILISDAFDPSLEDKLAKYGQVTTDKERLAEADVVLIRSKTRCDREYIDQAPNLKMIVRGGVGTDNIDKAYCAEKGIVVHNTPKAPSIAVAELAFAMMLSVPNHIVKANESMRMGQWLKKELKRSELHGKTLGLVGIGNIAQAVAVRAKAFGMHVIAYDKFVESSRLAVLKKSLAEMVAEADYISLHVPLTDDTFHMIDADVIAKMKDGAIVINTGRGRTVDSAAMIAALESGKVAAYATDVWPKDPPDSDYPLLKAPNVFMSPHLGASSNENLLRIGDEVCERIEDFLGGDA
- a CDS encoding DUF1015 domain-containing protein produces the protein MADIRPFAAFRPRPDVAVRVASPPYDVLNSDEARTMAAGNPECFLHVVKAEIDLAPADAADPERVYARSAGNLADLVSRGVLVRDAKPAFYIYRLTMGDHVQFGLAVGCAVEEYVSGAIKRHEFTRRDKEDDRARHMEVIGVNAGPVLFTHRTNGTVRDIVQRLTAAAEPDTEFTAADGIGHAVWVVDDDADIRAIRAAFAGIDAIYVADGHHRTASAHRVRDIMRAQNPGARGEQPWDHFLAVVFQADELKLMGYHRVVADLNGLSEDAFLARVGDIFDLAPTDDPAPEGHRQWGMHLGGRWYRLTARDGTFPADDPVKGLDAAILQDLLLGPVLGIGDPRQDPRIDFVGGSRGTVELERRCREDMRVAFAFAPASVDQIMAVADAGEVMPPKSTWFEPKLRSGLLVRSLRD